The Chryseolinea soli genome contains a region encoding:
- a CDS encoding NADH-quinone oxidoreductase subunit N, translating to MTANDFLSIVPLFILTSTAILIMFSISVKRNHKVIYAITLASLLADFVYLMVYMRGTSHSIEPLFIVDGLGVFYIGLILITSLIVAMMSYAYFEQREERKEEYYILLILGTLGASTLVISKHFVSLFLGLEILSVALYSMIAYQRKRERSDEAGIKYLILAAFSSAFLLFGMALVYLVTGTMSFDGIARHLTANDGLSFMLFAGLGLMIVGVGFKLSLVPFHMWAADVYEGAPVPVTAFIATVSKGGVVGLLIRFFVTLNGHQYPTLVLIFTVIAITSMFTGNILALRQNNVKRLLAYSSIAHMGYLLVAFIAGNALGTEAVTFYLVSYFITTLGAFGILAMLSDTEHDAEATEDYRGLFWRRPWTAATFTAMLLSLAGIPLTAGFVGKFYIIAAGVNMQEWLLVVMLAVNSVIGLYYYIRIIAIMFEQQTKAETSNTRLNPAIYIVSSVTLAILTVSLIWLGVFPSGLMGIIKSLL from the coding sequence ATGACCGCAAATGATTTCCTCAGCATCGTGCCGCTGTTCATCCTGACCAGTACGGCCATCCTTATCATGTTCTCCATCTCCGTAAAGCGAAATCACAAAGTCATCTATGCCATCACACTGGCATCGCTGTTGGCTGATTTTGTATACCTGATGGTTTACATGCGGGGCACCAGTCACAGCATCGAACCTTTGTTTATCGTCGATGGATTGGGTGTGTTCTACATCGGTCTCATCCTCATTACGTCGCTCATTGTGGCCATGATGTCGTATGCTTATTTCGAACAACGCGAAGAACGCAAGGAGGAATACTATATCCTGCTCATTCTGGGCACCCTGGGGGCTTCCACGCTGGTGATCAGCAAGCATTTTGTGTCGCTTTTCCTCGGGCTTGAAATTCTTAGCGTCGCACTCTATTCCATGATCGCATATCAGCGCAAACGCGAGCGTTCGGACGAGGCCGGCATCAAGTATCTTATCCTGGCTGCATTCTCCTCAGCATTTCTGTTGTTTGGGATGGCCCTCGTTTATCTTGTCACCGGAACGATGTCCTTCGACGGCATCGCCCGCCATTTGACGGCAAACGATGGCCTGTCGTTCATGCTGTTTGCAGGCTTGGGATTGATGATCGTTGGTGTAGGGTTCAAGCTGAGCCTTGTACCGTTCCACATGTGGGCTGCCGATGTATACGAAGGCGCTCCCGTGCCCGTCACCGCGTTCATCGCCACGGTGTCGAAGGGTGGGGTAGTGGGGTTGCTCATTCGCTTCTTTGTCACGCTCAATGGCCATCAGTATCCCACGCTGGTGCTCATCTTTACTGTCATCGCGATCACCTCCATGTTCACCGGCAACATCCTGGCGTTGCGTCAAAACAATGTGAAGCGGTTGCTCGCCTATTCCTCCATCGCGCACATGGGCTATTTGCTGGTGGCCTTCATCGCGGGTAATGCGCTGGGCACGGAAGCGGTGACATTCTATCTCGTTTCTTACTTCATCACCACGCTGGGCGCCTTTGGCATCCTGGCCATGCTCTCCGACACCGAACACGACGCCGAAGCCACGGAAGACTATCGCGGCCTCTTCTGGCGACGCCCCTGGACGGCGGCTACTTTCACGGCCATGTTGCTGTCATTGGCAGGCATTCCACTCACCGCTGGCTTCGTTGGGAAATTCTATATTATTGCTGCCGGCGTGAACATGCAGGAATGGCTGCTGGTCGTTATGTTGGCCGTGAACAGCGTCATCGGGCTGTATTATTACATCCGCATCATCGCGATCATGTTCGAGCAGCAAACCAAAGCAGAAACCTCCAACACCCGGTTGAATCCTGCGATCTATATTGTGAGTAGTGTGACGCTGGCCATTCTTACGGTGTCGCTGATTTGGCTGGGAGTATTTCCTTCGGGGTTGATGGGGATTATTAAGAGTTTGCTTTGA
- the abc-f gene encoding ribosomal protection-like ABC-F family protein, translating to MLIAQGISYALPNRDILFADIDLALNKQDKIALIGNNGAGKSTLLKILAGNLPASNGHVSVDTKPYYVPQLFGQFNDYSIAQALQIEDKLNALKEILQGQATDENLASLNDDWTIEERCKEAFAHWNLGELDLAKKMGELSGGQKTKVFLAGIDIHGPEIVLLDEPSNHLDAAGRSILYDYITATTKSLVVVSHDRTLLNLLKIVFELSKRGITIYGGNYDFYAEQKKIERDALQQDLRNKEKALRKAKETEREALERQQKLDARGKKKQEKAGLPTIMMKTFRNNAEKSTARMKGVHDEKIDGISQELNQLRRELPGVDKMKMDLDNSALHPGKVLVTAKHINFGYNSRLLWKHALSFQITSGDRIAIKGTNGSGKTTLIKMILGECPPQSGTLERTGVKAIYIDQDYSLIDNTCKVYEQAQQFNAGGLEEHEVKIRLNRFLFTKAYWDKPCQVLSGGEKMRLILCCLTINHQAPDIIVLDEPTNNLDIQNIEILTAAINEYKGTLLVVSHDEYFLKQINVERSMTVQ from the coding sequence ATGCTTATTGCTCAAGGTATATCGTATGCCCTTCCCAATCGAGATATATTGTTTGCTGACATCGATCTTGCCCTCAACAAACAAGACAAGATCGCCCTCATTGGCAACAATGGTGCGGGGAAATCTACTCTCCTGAAGATTTTAGCTGGAAACTTGCCGGCTTCCAACGGACACGTAAGCGTGGACACAAAACCTTATTATGTGCCACAGCTCTTTGGTCAGTTTAATGACTATAGTATTGCGCAAGCACTCCAGATCGAGGATAAACTGAATGCGCTAAAGGAAATTCTCCAAGGCCAAGCAACAGATGAAAATCTGGCTTCCCTTAACGACGACTGGACGATCGAGGAACGTTGCAAAGAAGCCTTTGCCCATTGGAACCTTGGTGAATTGGATCTCGCCAAGAAAATGGGAGAGCTTAGTGGCGGCCAAAAAACAAAGGTCTTTCTCGCAGGCATCGACATCCACGGCCCTGAAATAGTTTTATTGGATGAGCCCAGCAACCACCTGGACGCCGCCGGTCGAAGCATTCTTTATGACTATATAACCGCCACAACCAAGAGTTTAGTGGTGGTGAGTCACGACAGAACATTGCTGAATCTTCTGAAAATTGTATTCGAACTCAGCAAGCGAGGCATCACGATCTATGGTGGGAATTATGATTTTTACGCTGAACAGAAAAAGATTGAGCGCGACGCTTTGCAACAAGACTTGAGAAACAAAGAAAAGGCTCTCCGAAAAGCGAAAGAAACAGAAAGGGAAGCCTTGGAACGACAACAAAAACTGGATGCGCGCGGAAAGAAAAAGCAAGAAAAAGCCGGGCTCCCCACGATCATGATGAAGACCTTCAGAAATAATGCCGAAAAAAGTACGGCGCGTATGAAAGGTGTTCACGACGAAAAAATTGACGGCATTTCGCAAGAGCTGAATCAATTGCGAAGAGAATTGCCGGGTGTGGACAAGATGAAGATGGACCTCGACAACTCTGCACTTCATCCGGGAAAAGTGCTGGTCACCGCAAAACATATAAATTTTGGATATAACAGCCGTCTCCTTTGGAAGCATGCTTTGAGTTTTCAAATCACAAGCGGCGACCGCATCGCGATCAAAGGGACAAACGGCTCGGGCAAAACGACACTGATAAAAATGATCTTAGGTGAATGCCCACCACAATCCGGAACGCTTGAACGGACTGGCGTTAAGGCCATTTACATCGACCAGGACTATTCATTGATCGACAACACATGCAAGGTTTATGAACAGGCGCAACAATTCAATGCAGGGGGCTTGGAGGAACATGAGGTAAAGATCCGTCTCAACCGTTTTTTGTTTACAAAAGCCTACTGGGACAAGCCTTGCCAAGTGCTGAGCGGTGGCGAGAAGATGCGATTGATACTTTGTTGCCTGACGATCAACCACCAGGCTCCGGATATCATTGTGTTGGACGAACCTACAAACAATCTGGATATTCAAAATATTGAGATCTTGACCGCGGCGATCAACGAATATAAAGGAACGCTCCTGGTGGTGTCTCACGATGAGTATTTTTTGAAGCAGATAAACGTAGAGCGATCGATGACTGTTCAGTAA
- a CDS encoding glucosaminidase domain-containing protein, which yields MAFRLQVSVFASAAVMLALAGCRSREGAVVSTEVVNLKSLDEVVMLKDELVKPILYTNVAGLDRLPTVQAKATFISAVLPSILVAKHRIEEDRKRMVILRDKTEWEPTDSTFFLDMQLRYKARTMNDLIGRMRTLPNSIVLAQTAVESGWGQSRFFLSASNLFGIWSFNASEPRIAAARTRGNKMIYLRSYPDMSQSIQHYFEILARSTAYRSLRKARLRTDNPFKLLPHLKYFSERRSAYTRQLKSVILENNLTQYDRFRIDPQYIEGE from the coding sequence ATGGCTTTCCGTCTGCAGGTTTCGGTTTTCGCGAGTGCGGCAGTGATGCTGGCATTGGCCGGGTGTCGTTCGCGCGAGGGAGCCGTTGTGTCGACGGAGGTGGTGAACCTGAAGTCGTTGGACGAAGTGGTGATGTTGAAAGATGAGTTGGTGAAACCCATTCTCTACACCAACGTTGCAGGCCTTGACCGCCTGCCCACCGTCCAGGCGAAAGCGACCTTCATCTCCGCCGTACTGCCGTCCATACTGGTTGCCAAACATCGCATCGAGGAAGACCGCAAGCGCATGGTCATCCTCCGCGACAAGACCGAATGGGAACCCACCGACAGCACCTTCTTCCTCGACATGCAGCTCCGCTACAAGGCCAGGACCATGAACGATCTCATCGGCCGCATGCGCACTTTGCCCAACAGCATCGTGTTGGCCCAGACCGCCGTGGAAAGCGGGTGGGGGCAAAGCCGGTTCTTTCTCAGCGCCAGCAATCTCTTTGGCATCTGGTCATTTAACGCCAGCGAACCCCGCATCGCGGCGGCCCGCACGCGGGGGAACAAAATGATCTATTTGCGCTCGTATCCCGACATGTCGCAATCCATTCAACACTACTTCGAGATCCTTGCGCGCTCAACAGCCTATCGCAGCTTGCGGAAGGCACGCTTGCGGACCGACAATCCCTTCAAGCTTCTACCACACCTGAAGTATTTCTCCGAACGCCGTTCGGCCTACACCCGCCAGCTCAAGTCGGTCATCCTTGAAAACAACCTCACACAATACGATCGCTTCCGCATCGACCCGCAATACATCGAAGGTGAATAA
- a CDS encoding glucoamylase family protein, producing the protein MRRLSHRLLLACSITVLFFYSTFAQQAAATAPAKVPLPKAFLDSLTRQTFDYFWDLAGKDNGQQPDRWPSESFSSIAATGFGLTSYIVGVERKFITREQAAARVLTTLKFMQGLPKGEAPSGVAGNKGFFYHFLDMKTGLRYQQVELSTIDTGLLMAGILSVQSYFDGPDATEKQIRDIADALYLGVEWDWAMNGKDVMSMGWHPEHGFIDAKWQGYNEAMILYILALGSPTHSIPASSWKTWTDSYQWAKYQGQEFVNFGPLFGHQYSHMFIDFKGISDPYMKTKGIDYFENSRRATYANRAYCALNPGGYVGYDKTMWGLTACDGPGNDKKSNPNVSFEGYNARGASQFYVRDDGTIAPTAAGGSLAFAPEICIPTLVEMKKRHGTKLYDKYGFKDAFNMSIAYADGTQGWYDKDYLGIDQGPILIQLENWRTRIIWTTMKKNKYIREGLKKAGFTGGWLDQ; encoded by the coding sequence ATGAGAAGACTGTCGCATCGGCTCTTGCTGGCCTGCTCCATCACCGTACTATTCTTCTATAGCACTTTCGCTCAACAGGCCGCAGCAACGGCGCCGGCCAAAGTGCCGCTGCCTAAGGCGTTCCTGGATTCACTGACCCGCCAAACCTTTGATTACTTCTGGGACCTTGCCGGCAAAGACAACGGCCAGCAACCGGACCGCTGGCCATCCGAAAGTTTCTCCAGCATTGCCGCCACCGGCTTTGGACTGACGTCTTACATTGTCGGCGTCGAGCGCAAATTCATTACCCGCGAACAAGCGGCAGCACGCGTGTTGACAACCCTGAAGTTCATGCAAGGCCTGCCCAAAGGCGAAGCCCCATCGGGTGTTGCGGGCAATAAGGGATTCTTCTATCACTTCCTCGACATGAAGACTGGTCTGCGCTATCAACAAGTGGAGCTCTCCACCATCGACACAGGCTTGCTCATGGCCGGTATTCTCTCCGTGCAATCCTACTTTGATGGTCCCGACGCCACCGAGAAACAAATCCGCGACATCGCCGACGCGCTTTACTTAGGCGTGGAGTGGGACTGGGCCATGAACGGCAAAGACGTGATGAGCATGGGTTGGCACCCGGAGCACGGCTTTATCGATGCCAAATGGCAAGGATACAATGAGGCCATGATCCTTTATATCTTGGCACTGGGCTCGCCCACCCACAGCATTCCCGCCTCAAGCTGGAAAACCTGGACAGACTCGTATCAATGGGCAAAATATCAAGGTCAGGAGTTCGTGAACTTCGGCCCGCTGTTCGGCCACCAATATTCCCACATGTTCATCGACTTCAAAGGCATTTCCGATCCCTACATGAAAACCAAAGGCATCGACTACTTTGAAAACTCCCGTCGGGCCACCTATGCCAACCGCGCCTATTGCGCCCTGAACCCCGGAGGCTACGTGGGCTACGATAAAACCATGTGGGGCCTCACCGCCTGCGACGGTCCCGGCAATGACAAGAAGAGCAATCCGAACGTTTCCTTCGAAGGCTATAACGCCCGCGGCGCATCCCAATTCTACGTGCGCGACGACGGCACTATCGCCCCCACAGCTGCCGGTGGTTCGCTCGCCTTTGCCCCGGAAATCTGCATCCCCACACTGGTGGAAATGAAAAAACGCCATGGCACCAAGCTCTATGACAAATACGGTTTCAAAGATGCATTCAACATGAGCATTGCCTACGCTGACGGCACACAGGGCTGGTACGACAAAGACTACCTCGGCATCGATCAAGGGCCCATCCTGATTCAACTGGAGAACTGGCGCACACGGATCATTTGGACGACCATGAAGAAGAACAAATACATTCGCGAGGGATTGAAGAAGGCAGGCTTTACAGGAGGATGGCTGGACCAGTAA
- a CDS encoding 7TM diverse intracellular signaling domain-containing protein: MKQWGILLGAIVLFFGSARAQKIFEVNDALIERNFMPYELEYYVDTTNTISFWQISSNSFSNRFHPHPGYHNKDFKPNASYWIRLPIQHRAGTGKVWLLEFYDQTIDEIEAYIPQENGSYKNVMLGDSQPFAQRLVPHKNFEVLLNIKRDTLMYYYFNIRSHEFADIRIAFRSVDRFVNYALNEYLLFGTFYGMILIISLYNLLVYIAIREIKNIYYIFYILSVAAYAMSYDGIGFQYLWPGHPEWNDYAVGITLYSVILWGLIFTRRFLSTRANAPGLDKALKGMILLRSAWFLVELFFLPQMLTYRNVEIIPLSLIFYTGITIWNQGYRPARFFVIAYGILFTGFFVRTMVYFNVLPFTTPLHYSLHFSFVLEMLFLTFALGDRIRILKDMRDRALKRIIQQHEVNMQLKDKVNRELEQKVMERTLELNEKNHQLEQTNVLLERQSHEINQINSILDLDNWKLKSSIKEVLSERLMEKNMDYQQFKTLYPDTLACYRFLENLKWEKAFHCRKCGNEKYFDGAQKFARRCTRCGYNESITAYTIFHSIKFPIEKAFYIAYLTVIGHKEYTLETLAEQLGLRVNTLWAFRHKVAERLADLEKSGRKPHSSRWEDVILILDTPAKRTPREHSIKSLEA; the protein is encoded by the coding sequence ATGAAGCAGTGGGGTATCCTTTTGGGAGCGATCGTGTTGTTTTTTGGGAGCGCGCGCGCTCAGAAAATATTCGAGGTGAATGATGCGCTGATCGAGCGTAATTTCATGCCGTACGAGTTGGAGTACTATGTAGACACTACGAACACCATTTCTTTCTGGCAGATCTCTTCGAACAGCTTTTCCAACCGCTTTCATCCGCATCCCGGCTATCACAATAAGGACTTTAAACCCAATGCTTCCTATTGGATCAGGTTGCCTATTCAACACCGGGCCGGTACGGGCAAGGTTTGGCTCCTGGAATTCTACGATCAGACCATCGATGAGATCGAGGCCTACATTCCCCAGGAGAACGGCTCGTACAAGAACGTGATGCTCGGCGACAGCCAGCCCTTCGCGCAACGCCTGGTGCCGCATAAGAATTTTGAGGTGCTGCTCAACATCAAGCGCGACACGTTGATGTATTACTACTTCAACATCCGCTCGCACGAGTTCGCCGACATCCGCATCGCCTTCCGGTCGGTGGACCGCTTTGTGAACTATGCCTTGAATGAGTATTTGTTGTTCGGCACCTTCTATGGCATGATCCTCATCATCAGCCTCTATAATTTACTGGTGTATATCGCCATCCGCGAGATCAAGAACATCTATTATATCTTCTACATATTAAGTGTGGCCGCCTATGCCATGAGCTATGACGGCATCGGGTTTCAATACCTGTGGCCGGGCCACCCGGAGTGGAACGACTATGCGGTGGGCATCACACTCTATTCGGTTATTCTTTGGGGGCTCATTTTTACGCGCCGCTTCCTGAGCACACGCGCTAACGCACCCGGATTGGACAAGGCGTTGAAAGGCATGATCTTGTTGCGTTCGGCGTGGTTCCTAGTCGAGTTGTTCTTCCTTCCCCAAATGCTCACGTATCGCAATGTGGAGATCATCCCGCTTTCGCTGATCTTTTATACCGGCATCACCATCTGGAACCAGGGCTACCGGCCGGCGCGGTTCTTTGTGATTGCTTATGGTATCCTGTTCACGGGATTTTTTGTGCGCACGATGGTCTACTTCAATGTGCTGCCTTTCACGACGCCGCTCCACTACAGCCTGCACTTTAGCTTTGTGTTGGAAATGCTCTTCCTCACGTTCGCACTGGGCGACAGGATCCGCATTCTCAAAGACATGCGCGACCGTGCGCTGAAACGCATCATCCAGCAGCACGAGGTGAACATGCAGTTGAAAGACAAGGTGAACCGCGAGCTGGAACAAAAGGTGATGGAGCGCACCCTGGAGCTGAACGAGAAGAACCACCAATTGGAGCAGACCAACGTCCTGCTGGAGAGGCAGTCGCACGAGATCAACCAGATCAACTCCATCCTGGACCTGGACAACTGGAAGCTGAAAAGCAGCATCAAAGAGGTGTTGAGCGAGCGGCTGATGGAAAAGAACATGGACTACCAGCAGTTCAAAACATTGTACCCCGACACGCTGGCCTGTTACCGCTTCCTGGAGAATTTGAAGTGGGAGAAGGCATTCCACTGCCGCAAATGTGGCAATGAGAAATATTTCGATGGCGCCCAGAAGTTTGCCCGCCGCTGCACACGTTGCGGCTATAACGAGTCTATCACGGCCTATACGATCTTCCACAGCATCAAATTCCCGATCGAGAAGGCCTTCTATATTGCCTACCTCACCGTCATCGGTCACAAAGAATATACCCTGGAAACCCTTGCCGAGCAGTTGGGACTGCGGGTGAACACGCTGTGGGCGTTCCGGCACAAGGTGGCCGAACGGTTGGCCGACCTGGAAAAGTCGGGCAGGAAGCCCCATTCCTCGCGCTGGGAGGATGTTATTCTGATCCTGGATACACCTGCCAAACGAACGCCCCGGGAGCATTCCATCAAGTCCCTGGAGGCCTGA
- a CDS encoding SusC/RagA family TonB-linked outer membrane protein, which translates to MWRLLSSLLILTLSTAAWAQNRTVTGTVTDSADGSALPGVSVLVQGTTKGVPTDLSGAYTLQLAPGENIITFSFIGYKTQTVTVGEQTTIDVKLESDATELTEVVVVGYGEQKKSDITGATANVKGEELAKQPVLTATQAMQGKVAGVQIISSGQPGSSPQIRVRGVGTALSGTTSLYVVDGVLTDDISNINTADIVDMNVLKDASAAAIYGSRGANGVIIITTRKGSSGTMKITYNNNIGIRQASNLVQMANSAEYNNYYQAAVGLPPPSSSYSTDWYGTILRNAWEQTHNVSLSGGTDKSTYLFNVGYLNDQGIVIDNSFKRLTLRLNNDYQIRENLKVGIQSSYSNSINQNGFNMIDIDAYGKIGGVYNDAYRAAPIIPSKVDGRYGNTSAYGNVGNPLLDIENNDMKVKENRLQGSTYLSYKPVPWLTLRTSLGADWKNSLNRLYNYQFLNDEKTFIVGGGNQTNPLSSLNVKQTQTFRWVWDNTATINKTIGKHDFTFLVGTTAEKYNQHWFSAIRKDVPADPNLWYINVGDANTSQNDGKGDAWSRNSYLGRLNYAFNQKYLLTATLRVDGSSRLPKENRWSSFPSVGAAWVLSRESFMQSQGWFDLLKLRASYGKVGNDQIPTDAYVQTVELNKAYPFNGNAGTATNGAQINQIIDPHINWEITKEYDLALEFAILQSKLTGEVNYYNKKVENALIKVPVLRTVGDKDGQIITNVASIQNRGVEVVLNWKDRIGDNFTYTIGGNVTFNHNEVVALNGGQAVQGGAVGSQGFTTITDNGHPVGSFYVLKTIGVFNSEADVAAYQSSNGTVIQKTAHAGDFKYQDVNDDGKIDDNDRVFAGSYQPVAYFGVNLGATYKSFDFAISIYANVGNKVYNGKRGARVDGRDNVEKDVVYKRWTSANHTQTEPAANTGNLPASDYFVESGSFARINNLTFGYTLPSAALDKLKIASLRFFITSQNLFTYKKYSGFTAELPGDPLNSGIELSSYPTTRTFAAGLNVGF; encoded by the coding sequence ATGTGGAGACTTTTATCTAGCCTATTGATCCTCACCCTCTCGACCGCGGCGTGGGCCCAGAACCGCACCGTTACGGGCACGGTAACCGATTCGGCCGACGGCAGCGCCCTTCCCGGCGTAAGCGTGTTAGTACAAGGAACGACCAAGGGCGTGCCGACCGACCTTTCGGGCGCCTACACCCTGCAGCTCGCCCCCGGCGAGAACATCATCACCTTTTCGTTCATCGGCTACAAGACGCAGACGGTGACGGTGGGTGAACAAACCACGATCGACGTCAAACTGGAAAGCGATGCCACAGAGCTCACCGAGGTAGTGGTGGTAGGTTATGGCGAGCAAAAGAAAAGCGACATCACCGGCGCCACGGCCAACGTGAAAGGCGAGGAGTTGGCGAAACAGCCCGTGCTCACCGCCACCCAGGCCATGCAAGGCAAGGTGGCTGGCGTGCAGATCATCAGCAGCGGACAACCGGGATCGTCACCCCAGATCCGCGTGCGGGGTGTGGGAACAGCCCTTAGTGGAACGACTTCCCTGTACGTAGTCGACGGCGTACTGACCGACGACATTTCCAATATCAACACCGCCGACATCGTGGATATGAACGTGCTCAAGGATGCGTCGGCTGCTGCGATCTATGGCTCGCGCGGTGCGAATGGTGTCATCATCATCACCACGCGGAAAGGTTCGAGCGGCACGATGAAGATCACCTACAACAACAACATCGGTATACGCCAGGCATCCAACCTCGTGCAGATGGCAAATTCTGCCGAGTATAATAACTACTATCAGGCCGCCGTAGGCTTACCACCTCCATCGTCTTCCTACAGCACCGATTGGTACGGCACCATTTTGCGCAATGCCTGGGAGCAAACCCACAACGTGTCACTCTCCGGCGGCACCGACAAGTCGACTTACCTTTTCAACGTAGGGTATTTGAACGATCAGGGGATTGTGATCGACAACAGTTTTAAGCGCCTCACCCTGCGGTTGAACAACGACTACCAGATCCGCGAGAATCTGAAAGTCGGGATCCAATCATCCTACAGCAACAGTATCAATCAAAATGGTTTTAACATGATCGACATCGATGCCTATGGCAAGATCGGTGGCGTATACAACGATGCCTATCGCGCCGCGCCCATCATCCCATCGAAGGTAGATGGCCGTTATGGCAACACGTCCGCCTATGGCAACGTGGGCAACCCGCTGCTCGACATCGAGAACAACGACATGAAGGTGAAGGAAAATCGCCTGCAAGGCTCAACCTATCTCAGCTACAAGCCCGTGCCGTGGCTTACCCTGCGCACCTCGTTGGGCGCCGACTGGAAGAATTCACTGAACCGGCTCTACAACTATCAATTCCTGAACGACGAGAAGACCTTTATTGTGGGTGGCGGAAATCAAACCAATCCGTTGAGCTCGCTCAATGTAAAACAAACGCAAACGTTCCGTTGGGTGTGGGACAATACGGCAACCATTAACAAGACCATTGGCAAACACGACTTCACGTTCCTGGTGGGTACGACAGCAGAAAAATACAACCAACATTGGTTCTCCGCCATTCGCAAAGATGTGCCCGCCGATCCCAACCTGTGGTATATCAACGTGGGCGACGCCAACACATCGCAAAACGATGGAAAGGGCGATGCATGGTCGCGCAATTCTTACCTCGGCCGCTTGAACTACGCCTTCAATCAAAAATATTTGTTGACGGCCACGTTGCGGGTCGACGGAAGTTCGCGGTTACCCAAAGAGAACCGCTGGTCGTCGTTCCCTTCTGTGGGTGCAGCCTGGGTGCTGAGCCGCGAGTCGTTCATGCAAAGCCAGGGATGGTTTGACCTGTTGAAACTCCGGGCCTCCTATGGCAAGGTGGGCAACGACCAGATCCCCACGGATGCGTATGTGCAGACCGTTGAGTTGAATAAGGCCTATCCCTTCAACGGCAATGCCGGGACGGCTACCAACGGCGCACAGATCAACCAGATCATCGATCCGCACATCAACTGGGAGATCACCAAGGAGTACGACCTGGCCTTGGAATTTGCCATCCTGCAATCCAAGCTCACCGGCGAAGTGAACTATTACAACAAAAAAGTTGAGAACGCACTCATCAAGGTGCCCGTGTTGCGCACCGTAGGCGATAAGGACGGGCAGATCATCACCAACGTGGCGTCCATCCAAAACCGGGGCGTGGAAGTGGTGTTGAATTGGAAAGACCGCATCGGCGATAATTTCACCTACACCATCGGTGGCAACGTGACCTTTAACCACAACGAAGTGGTGGCGCTGAACGGCGGCCAGGCTGTTCAGGGTGGTGCTGTAGGATCGCAAGGCTTCACCACCATTACCGACAACGGCCATCCTGTGGGAAGTTTCTATGTGTTGAAGACCATCGGCGTGTTCAATTCGGAAGCGGATGTGGCGGCCTATCAAAGCAGCAACGGCACCGTGATTCAGAAGACGGCCCATGCCGGTGACTTCAAATACCAGGATGTGAACGACGACGGCAAGATCGACGACAACGACCGCGTGTTTGCCGGATCCTATCAACCCGTGGCTTATTTCGGGGTGAACTTGGGTGCGACCTACAAGAGTTTCGACTTCGCCATATCCATTTATGCCAACGTGGGCAACAAGGTCTACAACGGTAAGCGCGGCGCTCGCGTAGACGGCCGCGACAACGTGGAGAAAGACGTGGTGTACAAACGATGGACATCGGCCAATCACACACAAACCGAGCCTGCTGCAAACACCGGCAACTTGCCGGCGTCTGACTACTTCGTGGAATCGGGTTCTTTTGCCCGCATCAACAACCTCACGTTTGGTTACACATTGCCTTCGGCGGCACTCGACAAACTGAAGATCGCCAGCCTGCGATTCTTCATCACCTCTCAAAATCTTTTTACCTACAAGAAGTATAGCGGCTTCACGGCCGAGCTACCCGGCGATCCGCTCAACTCGGGCATCGAGCTGAGCTCATACCCTACGACACGCACGTTTGCAGCAGGTTTAAATGTAGGATTTTAA